The genome window tttattacatttttataaatcttatatgtatacacagagtttattgaaaacataaattttttttctaattaaacattCGTATTTCATTTATACTTATTCTACATGTATCTGGTAAACAATGTATAACACGTTTATGGGGATCACAATAATATAGTgagtttattttttttcttaatttcattaacattttaatacaaCTTTAGTACTAGTTTGTACATAAAATGTTTAACGTTTTCTCATcgtattttaaaaagaataattgataacTTCGACTTGAGCGCCACGGTGAAACGGTTTATTCAATTGTTCTTtgagtatatatgtatacagatGGAATCGCTGCCATCTTTGTCGTTTCTTGGCGTGGTGCGTGGCCGGCTAGATTTCTGATTTTTGAGTACATGATCGTATTTATGTGTCTTGTGCCTTTAAGTGTCGAGATTACATAAAAGGTTTAACATGAGCACGGATAGTATCGAGAAGCTGTACAAAAATTTTGGTATTCTTGCTGACGCCAAAGATAAATTGGCCGAGGTAACGTACAAACATGGTTATATTCAATAATCACGTTCAGTTCAGTAGAGGCAAAATGTGTATTCCGAGATTGATCTTAGcgttttatttatcaaatttctgaaattttgaaaatttacaagTCGAACAATATATAATGCGTTATTTATATCACAtgtgtaattgaatttcttatgtatataattatgcGGAGAAAGCCGTAAATCTATGCATATGTGTATGTGTAATCAAATCTGAAATTCTTGTTTTGATATGTTACAGCATGAGAAGGAATACCTAGAAATTCTTACAGCAGTGAAAGGTTCACCCAAAGAAAAACGATTAGCATCGCAATTCATAGCAAggttctttaaatattttccaaaattggCTGATCAAGCTATAGATGCTCATTTAGATCTTTGCGAAGATGAAGACATGGCTGTGAGTTTTCTTGccttttgtatattataattgtcaGGTTATTTACAGAATCGCGTATCATATACATGCAAACATATAGATGTAACGTAAATAGAATATGTAAATAgaatatacatattacaaaaatatatatatgtatataaacatatatgatTTGTTTATAGATTAGAAAACAAGCTATTAAAGATTTGCCTGCATTATGTAAGGATAATAAAGAACATACAGCAAGAATTGCAGACATTTTAGCTCAATTACTCCAAGCTCAGGATCCATCGGAATTAGCTGTAGTTCACAATAGTGTAATGTCGCTTATGAAGTCTGATCCAAAAGGTACAGCAATACGTTCTTTCTATATTCTATAAGAAATGTACATGAGTTATAGAAaacattaaatgtataaaaaatataataaaatatattaattgtatttctttataatatgcACATTTGTAGGTACAATAAGTGGATTTTTCAGTCAAATTATTAACGGTGATGATGGAACGCGCGAGCGTTGCATTAAATTTTTAGCAACAAAACTGAAAGCAATAGGTCATGATGTTATCACTAAGGAACCAGAGGACTTGTTAATTTCAGAATGCAAGAAAGTATTACAAGTAAgatcaatataattatatatgattagaatatttatgttacattatttcattagtaataaattttcataatatcttTTTCCATGTAGGATGTGACAGCTGATGAGTTCCATAGTATCATGGAAATTCTTGCCTGGACTAGACTAGGCTCGACGGTTAATGGACAACAAGAATTAGTAGATATTACAGTAGaacaagctgaattatctgaaCCATTCAAACATACTAATGTTGAACAATGGAATAGGCTTGTACAGTGTATCAAGCATGCACTTCCATTTTTTAGTGTGAGtattagtttttcttttttaaatttatatatataatacttcttTTTAAGTATATAATACCGTTACTTTCTTGTTGTAGTCTCAAATAGATTCTTCACGTTTCGTGTCTTACATTTGTGTACAAGTTTTACCGCATCTCTCTTTAATCACTGCTCCGGATGGCAGAGATATTCAATTGGAATTATTAAAGCTCCTTGCTGAATTAGCAGTATTTTGTGGTACAATTGATAAACCAGAAGAGAAAGTACAACAACTTTATAACACTCTTATAGTAAGTTATGGCAATCCTTGGatatcatatacatatatatattttaactttGTTTTAcagtaagtaatatttataattcattcttCTAGACATATATGCCACTTCCGCCAGCAACCGAAATAACGGAGGTACCAAAATTGCAGTTCAGTCACGTTGAATGTCTTATGTATGCATTTCATAAATTATGCAAACAAATACCCGAATTTCTAATGAAAGACCCGGAACAGCTTAAAGAATTCAGATTAAGGTTAC of Nomia melanderi isolate GNS246 chromosome 5, iyNomMela1, whole genome shotgun sequence contains these proteins:
- the cass gene encoding apoptosis inhibitor cassowary, with translation MSTDSIEKLYKNFGILADAKDKLAEHEKEYLEILTAVKGSPKEKRLASQFIARFFKYFPKLADQAIDAHLDLCEDEDMAIRKQAIKDLPALCKDNKEHTARIADILAQLLQAQDPSELAVVHNSVMSLMKSDPKGTISGFFSQIINGDDGTRERCIKFLATKLKAIGHDVITKEPEDLLISECKKVLQDVTADEFHSIMEILAWTRLGSTVNGQQELVDITVEQAELSEPFKHTNVEQWNRLVQCIKHALPFFSSQIDSSRFVSYICVQVLPHLSLITAPDGRDIQLELLKLLAELAVFCGTIDKPEEKVQQLYNTLITYMPLPPATEITEVPKLQFSHVECLMYAFHKLCKQIPEFLMKDPEQLKEFRLRLQYFARGIQGYIKKLREAISGKTEEELKSEENQLKVVALKTTNNINTLIKDLFHSPPSFKSVIHLSWKTSVTDKKNEKNSSAQKRHTPITFGNDNNSNKRSKEDKSKREIYTPPSGKYSSNISSNYGRGRFRGNRSGGRGGYRPRGRGTWRKNFF